GCGGAGCGGGCCGTACGTCTCCATCGGGGTGGTGGAGGCCATGCTGGTGTACAGGTCGGTCCAGTAGCCGCCGGGCTGGACCATGCTGACCTTGACGCCGAAGGTCGCCGCCTCCATCGCCAGGGCCTCGCTCATGCCCTCCAGCGCGAACTTGCTCGCGCTGTACATCCCGGTGCTCGGGAAGCCGCCGAGCGCGGCGATGCTCGAGATCTGCACGATGTGGCCGGCTCCTCGGGCCCGCAAGTGCGGCAGCACTGCCTGGCTGACCCAGAGTGCTCCGAAGAAGTTGACCTCGAATTGGGCCCGCGCCTCGGCTTCGGTGAATTCCTCGACCATCCCCGAGGACATCGTGCCGGCGTTGTTGACGACGACGTCCAGCTGCCCGAATCGCTGGATGGCGGTGTCCACGGCGGCAAAGACCGCTGCCCGGTCGGTGACGTCGAGCGTCAGCGCCAGCAGTCGGTCACCGTGACGCTCGTCGAAATCGGTCGGGACGATGCTGCGGGCCGCGGCGACCACTCGATCTCCGCGTTCGAGCGCGGCGACGGCGAACGCACGGCCCAGGCCGCGGCTGGCGCCGGTCACGAACCAGGTGCGGGGGGCGGAAGGGGCTGAGGTGCGCATAGTGATCTCCGCTTCACCGAGACGAGACGGTCCGTCTCGTCGTCTGTCGTGACTGTACGAGCGGATCGACGGCGCGTCAAGACGAGACGTTCCGTCTTGCAAAACGGATAGGGTGCAGGGGTGACCACCGAACGCAGAGCCACTGCCAACGCCGCGCGCCGGAAGGAAACCTCCCGGCGCGCCATTCTCACCTCGGCGTTCGAGCTGGTGCAGGAGGTGGGGTACGTCAAGCTGACGATCGAGGGCATCGCCGCCAGGGCAGGGGTCGGCAAGCAGACCATCTACCGCTGGTGGCCGTCCAAGGGCGCGGTCCTGTTCGACGCCTTCCTGATGCTCAGCGAGGACGGCGCCGGCGAGCCTGCGGCGTTGCCCGACACCGGCGACCTGGAAGCCGATCTGAAGACGGTGCTCCGCGCCACGGTCGCGGAGCTGACCGATCCGCGGTACGACGAGCCGATGCGCGCCCTGGCCACCGAGATCGCGCACGACCCGGAGTTGGCCGCCGCGTACCTCGAACGGTTGGACGCTCCACTGAAGGAGCTCAAGCGGCAACGGCTGCGCAGCGCCCAGCGAGCCGGCCAGCTCGCCGACGACCTCGACCTCGACGTCGCCATGGATCTGATCTGGGGGCCGCTGCTCAACCGGTGGCTGCAGCGCACCGGGCCGCTCACCGCCGAGTACGCCGACCGCGTCGTCACCACCAGCCTCAACGGCCTGCGCCCGCGTTCGCCCGAGGGCGGGTCGGCCCGCGCCGGTGCATGATCGACCTCAGCGGTGTTCGTTCTCGCTGAGCGGGATCACCCAGGCGCGACGCTCGGCGATCTTGCCGTCGCGGATCACGAACACCTCCGCCATCGACATCCGCACCGGCTCGCCGGACTCCTGAGGTGCCCACCCGCTGAGCTCGGCCATCACGGTGTCGCCCTCCTCGACCATCCGCACCACGTCGAGCCGGGGAGGGCCGACCCACCCGGGCCCTTCGATGGCGTCGGCGTAGGCGTCCTTGCCGGTCAGGTAGAAGTGT
This genomic stretch from Cryptosporangium minutisporangium harbors:
- a CDS encoding SDR family oxidoreductase is translated as MRTSAPSAPRTWFVTGASRGLGRAFAVAALERGDRVVAAARSIVPTDFDERHGDRLLALTLDVTDRAAVFAAVDTAIQRFGQLDVVVNNAGTMSSGMVEEFTEAEARAQFEVNFFGALWVSQAVLPHLRARGAGHIVQISSIAALGGFPSTGMYSASKFALEGMSEALAMEAATFGVKVSMVQPGGYWTDLYTSMASTTPMETYGPLRAELERQWADGSIDSEPRLAAEAVVKLVDSDDPPLRLLLGSMVYDLAFDISRRRMDTWASWEPVSRAAEHAVPAP
- a CDS encoding TetR/AcrR family transcriptional regulator, translated to MTTERRATANAARRKETSRRAILTSAFELVQEVGYVKLTIEGIAARAGVGKQTIYRWWPSKGAVLFDAFLMLSEDGAGEPAALPDTGDLEADLKTVLRATVAELTDPRYDEPMRALATEIAHDPELAAAYLERLDAPLKELKRQRLRSAQRAGQLADDLDLDVAMDLIWGPLLNRWLQRTGPLTAEYADRVVTTSLNGLRPRSPEGGSARAGA
- a CDS encoding nuclear transport factor 2 family protein, with translation MNASPNKQLVETYLDGFRTNDHQKILSCLTEDIRWTVFGHFYLTGKDAYADAIEGPGWVGPPRLDVVRMVEEGDTVMAELSGWAPQESGEPVRMSMAEVFVIRDGKIAERRAWVIPLSENEHR